The stretch of DNA CGCATGGGCCTTATTTGTGGAAAAATACTCCGGGCTCGTCTCAACTTCTATCACAAACCGTTTGAAGAAATACGGGCTGGCGCTTGCGCATCAGGAGATAGAGGACATTCGGCAGGACGTCTTCACGTCCATATGGAGTGGCGATAAACTCGGGAGCGTAAAGAACCGTAAGGCCATATCGTACTGGCTCTCTATAGTTTCCGGTAATACGGCGCTCGAATACATGCGAAGCAAACTCCGGAAGGAACCTGTAAAGCCTCTATCTATATCCGACAAGATAGGCGAAACCGAACTGGCGGGGCTGATCCCCTCTTCGGGACCATCTCCTTATAAAAAGCTGGAAATAGACACTATCGTATCAGGGATAGAATCGGCCATAGAATCGCTTGGCGGAAAAGATAGATTGATAATGAAATTAAATATCCTGTATGACAAGAAGCATGAAGAGATTGCGGAAATATTGAATATTCCAGCCGGGACTGTCTCATGCTACATAAAGAGGTCCAAGGAAATATTGAGGAGAAAATTGCGGGATTTGATGGAGTGAAAAAATGTTAAAATAGTTGCAAGAAAATCCCGATTTTTACCGTCTTATATAGTGGGGGGCTAAAAGATATAAGTCGTAAGTTATAAGTTATATGGAGGAAAGATGATAGATATAAAAAGTCATACGACCCATCCGACAGACGTAGAGCTTGCCGGCTTCCTCGGCAACTCGCTCGCCGCTGACGATAGAAAACGCGTTGAAACTCATATCTACGGGTGCGAGGAATGCCTTGCCAGGGTCGTTTCAGCTTATGAATCGGTCAATTCGTTCAACAAGAAAGGTCTGCCTAAAAAAAGAAAGGGTAACATTATGAATAGGATAAACCTCTATTTCGTGCTGGCCGCTATATCGTTCGCACTGTCTTTCGCGGTCCCCAGGTACTTCCTGCAGTTACTGGCAGCTACTCTGCTTTTGGGGGCAAAGTGGATAGCCGATTCAAAAACGACAAAGATGCTCGTAATGATCCATGAGGCATGGAAAAACGGCGGCGGAAGAGAAGCTTCCAGAGTGCTAGAAAAGTTTGAATCGGCGTATAAGGGAAGGTTATAGATTATCAATGGAGAAAGCCGAAAGATGACTGATATCTTAAATCGACGCCATCAATATGTATCTTTCGGCATAAATTCGGCCTAACGGTCAAACATCACAAACAACTTATGTTCGCTAACGCTCTATAAGTTGTGGCCTCATTTAAGAAAAAGGCCCAAGTCTATTTAGGCTTGGGTCAGTTCCTGAAGAAGGTATACCTTCCGCTTTTCAGCGGCTTGAGATCGATCTATGCGAGAAGAAGATCTCAAAACCGGCAAAGCGTCTTTCAATCGCCCCCTTTGAGGTTAATGCCGATCGTGATACGGCCGCCCTTTCGGGTGACCATCCGGCTTCTCCGTAGAAAAGCCGTACTTCTTTCGTTCAATCGACCACTCTCCCTTCTTCTAAATAAAGTATAACACACCCTCAGCAATTTTCAATAGCCGGCGCTCTTCCTATTTTATTATTAACAAAATAGTTATTTAAACAAACATTGCCTCGGTCGGAGACCTCGGCACACGGCAAATAGACTTTTTTAAAAAACTTGCAAGAATTTTGGCGATTTTACCGTCTTATATAGTAGGGACAATTCCGGAGGGAGGTGATAACTATGATAAAAGATGACCTGAAGCTGGAGGTATCAAGGCTGCACAAGCTCGACGGCAGCGGCGCGACAAAGGCGTTTTGCGATATCTCAATATTCGGCAGCCTTGTGATAAACGGCCTGCGCGTTGTCGAGGGAAAGGACGGCCTCTTTGTAAGTATGCCCAGAGAGGAAGGCAAAGACGGAAAGTGGTACAACACCGTGATACCGTTGAACAGGGATGTAAAAGATGAGATAGAAAAGGTCGTATTGGAGGCTTACGGAGGGTAGATAGATGGGCCGCGAGAAGAAGATAGTCGGCGCGATCGGGGAAAAGGTCGCGATAAAGTTTTTAAAGGATAAAGGTTATAAGATCCTCGAAACCAACTATCGCACCACATTCGGAGAACTGGATGCGATAGCTAATAAAGACGGCTTAATGATCTTTATCGAAATAAAAACACGGGCTTCTTCTTCTCTCGGCCCTCCCTATCTCGCGGTTACGGCATTAAAAATTCGGCACATAATAAAGAACGCGCTCTATTACCTGAAGCTGCGCGGCCGCGTATTTTGCGACTGGCGGATCGATGTCGTATCTGTAAAATTAGGACCCGATAATAAAATCGAATCGATAGAATTAATCGAAAACGCGGTTTGCGACAACTACTAAGGAGAAATTTATGATAGCAAGGATATTTTCAAGCGGCATCGCCGGCATAGACGCATATGAGGTCACCGCAGAAACCGATATCGGCGGAGGTCTGCCGCAATTCAACATAATAGGCCTGCCCGACACCGCGATAAAAGAATCTCGCGACAGGATTAAATCCGCGATCAGGAATTCCGGTTTCGTATTTCCCTCCAAGAAGATAACGGTAAACCTCGCCCCTGCCGACAGCAGGAAAGAGGGCGCGTCCTTTGACCTGCCCATAGCCCTTTCTATCCTGGCTTATGAAGGCGTGATCGATTGTTCGGCGCTGGCCGACTTCGTATTCTGCGGCGAGATGTCGCTGGACGGAAAATTGAAGCCTGTTAAAGGGTCCCTCTCGATAGCGATGGGCTTAAAAGCCATGGGTAAGGCCAGGCTTGGACTGCCAAAAGCTAATATTAAAGAAGCCGGAGTGGTAAAAGGTATCGAGGTCTATCCTTTGGAGACGCTTAGAGATACCGTAGCTTTCATAAACGGTAAATTAAAACTGTCTGCCTATTCCGCGAACAGCGAATGCGCGACAAAAAAAACTCCCAGATACAAAGTGGATTTCAATGACGTAAAAGGCCAGGAACACGCGAAACGCGGCCTGGAAGTCGCTGCCGCAGGCGGCCACAATGTAATGCTGATCGGTCCCCCCGGTTCCGGAAAGAGCATGCTGGCCAAACGCCTTCCTACGATATTATCCGACATGACACTCGAGGAAAGTCTTGAGACATCTAAAATCCACAGCGTAGCAGGCTTACTGTCTCCCAACAAAGGACTGATCTGGGCCCGTCCATTCAGGTCGCCGCACCATACCATATCCGACTCGGCGCTCGTCGGCGGCGGGACGAATCCGACACCAGGAGAAATAAGTCTGGCACATAACGGCGTATTGTTCCTCGATGAGCTTCCTGAATTCAAAAAGAACGTACTGGAAGTATTAAGGCTGCCTATTGAAGACGGTTCGATAACTATATCTAGAGTCGCCAGGACCCTGACATACCCTTCGAAGTTCATGCTCGTGGCGGCAATGAACCCCTGCCCGTGCGGAAATTTTACAGACCCGAAGCGTGAGTGCCACTGCACTCCTATTCAGATACAGCACTATCTTTCGAGGATATCGGGGCCGCTTCTCGACAGGATAGATATTCACCTCGAGGTGCCGAGATTAAAGGTGGAGAACCTGACGGATAAGCGGCGCGGTGAACCGTCCGAGGATATCAGGAAACGGGTCGATGAGGCACGAACGCTACAAAGACAGCGCTACAAGACCGATGCCGTATACTTCAACGCGCACCTCGAGCCAAATGAATTGGAAAGATACTGCGTCCTCGACAGAGAGAGCGAAGAATTGCTAAAGCTAGCGATATTGGAGCTTGGTCTATCGGCCAGGGCATACGACAAGATACTCAAGGTTGCCCGAACGATCGCCGACCTGGATCATAAAGACGTGATCGAAGCCCATCACATATCAGAGGCTATCTCTTATAGAAGCCTGGACCGCAATTTATGGGGATGAGCGATTATCCACAGAGTAGCCGACGTTTAAACGTCGGCTACTACCAATATAAGGAGATAAA from Candidatus Omnitrophota bacterium encodes:
- a CDS encoding sigma-70 family RNA polymerase sigma factor, whose translation is MKAGDNGRDEKLIDACLKRDAAAWALFVEKYSGLVSTSITNRLKKYGLALAHQEIEDIRQDVFTSIWSGDKLGSVKNRKAISYWLSIVSGNTALEYMRSKLRKEPVKPLSISDKIGETELAGLIPSSGPSPYKKLEIDTIVSGIESAIESLGGKDRLIMKLNILYDKKHEEIAEILNIPAGTVSCYIKRSKEILRRKLRDLME
- a CDS encoding SpoVG family protein encodes the protein MIKDDLKLEVSRLHKLDGSGATKAFCDISIFGSLVINGLRVVEGKDGLFVSMPREEGKDGKWYNTVIPLNRDVKDEIEKVVLEAYGG
- a CDS encoding YraN family protein, with the protein product MGREKKIVGAIGEKVAIKFLKDKGYKILETNYRTTFGELDAIANKDGLMIFIEIKTRASSSLGPPYLAVTALKIRHIIKNALYYLKLRGRVFCDWRIDVVSVKLGPDNKIESIELIENAVCDNY
- a CDS encoding YifB family Mg chelatase-like AAA ATPase, whose product is MIARIFSSGIAGIDAYEVTAETDIGGGLPQFNIIGLPDTAIKESRDRIKSAIRNSGFVFPSKKITVNLAPADSRKEGASFDLPIALSILAYEGVIDCSALADFVFCGEMSLDGKLKPVKGSLSIAMGLKAMGKARLGLPKANIKEAGVVKGIEVYPLETLRDTVAFINGKLKLSAYSANSECATKKTPRYKVDFNDVKGQEHAKRGLEVAAAGGHNVMLIGPPGSGKSMLAKRLPTILSDMTLEESLETSKIHSVAGLLSPNKGLIWARPFRSPHHTISDSALVGGGTNPTPGEISLAHNGVLFLDELPEFKKNVLEVLRLPIEDGSITISRVARTLTYPSKFMLVAAMNPCPCGNFTDPKRECHCTPIQIQHYLSRISGPLLDRIDIHLEVPRLKVENLTDKRRGEPSEDIRKRVDEARTLQRQRYKTDAVYFNAHLEPNELERYCVLDRESEELLKLAILELGLSARAYDKILKVARTIADLDHKDVIEAHHISEAISYRSLDRNLWG